From Clostridiales bacterium, the proteins below share one genomic window:
- a CDS encoding 1-acyl-sn-glycerol-3-phosphate acyltransferase, which translates to MKYKHGLYFDYPEDLHAHMISPKQVRDIALDGKFPYYNKGFWFRVVQVLVQIVMILIVFPANYFRYGLKIKGKSRLIQYRKAFDNGCITVCNHVFEWDYICVRAAMGPKRGYMTVWKDNHNSNLGKMMRVVGSIPIPDTNNIEAMHKFNDDIERALNDKKMVHFYPEGSMFYFYQDVRPFMPGAFYYAVKCNKPVFPLAISYRPPKGLFKLWKRHGAPCVTIEVGRPIYPNQSLTKANAIRELSEACYQSVKRMMENNTPEIE; encoded by the coding sequence ATGCACACATGATAAGCCCTAAACAAGTCAGAGATATCGCACTCGATGGCAAGTTTCCTTATTATAATAAGGGCTTCTGGTTTAGAGTAGTCCAAGTCTTGGTACAAATTGTTATGATTCTTATTGTGTTCCCTGCAAACTATTTTCGATATGGCTTAAAAATCAAAGGAAAATCTAGATTGATTCAATATAGAAAAGCTTTCGACAATGGTTGCATTACAGTTTGTAATCATGTTTTTGAATGGGACTATATTTGTGTTAGAGCTGCTATGGGCCCAAAAAGAGGATACATGACTGTTTGGAAAGATAATCATAATTCCAATTTAGGAAAGATGATGAGAGTTGTTGGATCTATTCCAATTCCAGATACAAATAATATCGAAGCTATGCATAAATTCAACGATGATATTGAAAGAGCGCTTAATGATAAAAAAATGGTACATTTCTATCCTGAAGGCAGTATGTTCTATTTCTATCAAGATGTACGTCCGTTTATGCCTGGTGCATTTTACTACGCGGTTAAATGTAATAAACCTGTGTTCCCGTTAGCTATTTCATATAGACCTCCTAAAGGTTTATTCAAATTATGGAAAAGACATGGTGCTCCTTGCGTGACTATTGAAGTAGGTAGACCAATTTATCCTAACCAAAGTTTGACAAAAGCAAATGCTATCAGAGAATTATCTGAAGCATGTTATCAATCAGTGAAGAGAATGATGGAAAATAACACCCCAGAGATAGAATAA